Proteins from a genomic interval of Arachis hypogaea cultivar Tifrunner chromosome 10, arahy.Tifrunner.gnm2.J5K5, whole genome shotgun sequence:
- the LOC140175656 gene encoding uncharacterized protein, with the protein MGPNECAKEFYKLVDEASQELYPGCKGFTRLSFTIRLYLLKCLHGWSNASFTSLLELLKEAMPYLNIPISFDKTKNMVKNLGLDYQKIDACRNDCMLYRNGYENDSSCHVCGTSRYIEHHEEEDDVTSSRKPRKVAAKTLRHFPLIPRLQRLFMCTRTVEAMSWHHNERVKDGSLRHPADGESWKAFDNRHEDFAKEPRNVRLGLASDGFNPFRTLSSTHSTWPVVLMVYNLPPWMSMKPDYFMLSLLIPGPQSPGNDIDVYLQPLIEELKELWESGVETYDSKENKTFNMRACLLWTINDFPAYAMLSGWSTKGKLACPCCNDETSSIYLKHSHKTVYMDHRRFLPMNHPWRHNKRSFNGKTELRSPPQLLEGSAVFDILREVDNSFGKKQKRSKNGISNWKKRSIFFELPYWKSNMFRHNLDVMHIEKNIVDSIIGTLLDIPRKTKDHAAARYDLKDMGIKKNLQPRDMKDGKKTKLAKACFSMTPAEKTIFCSVLKAAKLPDGSASNIARCVHETEKKISGYKTHDAHFMLHYLLQVPIKSILPDHVAIALVRLCSFFRRICQKVISLDEVVNLEAEIAETLCQLERIFPPSFFDIMVHLPIHLANEVRLGGPVQYRWMYPVERYMCTLKSYVRNRSRPEGSIAEGYLANECINFCSRYLHEDVHTRFNRIPRNNDECVSDEVRTPSLFPSKGCPLGGRMGDLFILDEKSEIQGHAYILNNCDKIEVYMREHEEAVNDNNPRRTKWEKAKDRSQQFSEWFKIRAMKKDVPDWAKGLARGPNQVAKRFSGYIINGYRFHTRHRDVRRKTQNSGVTLEALTPSFASVKDKNPIEAKVAYYGRIVDMFELDYYGQFKVVLFKCEWYTVAKDNFGLSYVYFNRKCYQEEPFVMASQVNQCFYVQDPYVRDKHYVMKTIPRDLFRVSDDLESDSPIIYAREPCEPEVIPSLPNDNGEIDLVRNDLRATIIDMDQNMLAKQYCEEDEESEYEYMDDFDSETS; encoded by the exons ATGGGGCCTAACGAATGTGCAAAGGAATTTTATAAATTGGTTGACGAGGCAAGCCAAGAACTATACCCCGGGTGTAAAGGATTCACAAGATTATCCTTTACCATTCGTCTTTACTTGTTAAAATGCTTGCATGGTTGGAGTAATGCGTCATTTACTTCTCTCTTGGAATTATTGAAAGAAGCAATGCCATATTTGAATATTCCTATTTCTTTTGATAAAACCAAGAATATGGTGAAGAACTTGGGTCTTGACTACCAAAAGATCGATGCATGTCGCAATGACTGCATGTTGTATCGGAACGGGTATGAGAATGACTCATCTTGTCATGTCTGTGGAACATCCCGTTATATTGagcatcatgaagaagaggatgaTGTTACCTCATCTAGAAAGCCTCGCAAAGTTGCTGCGAAAACTCTAAGGCATTTCCCTTTGATTCCCAGACTTCAACGGCTTTTTATGTGCACAAGAACTGTCGAAGCTATGTCTTGGCATCACAATGAGCGTGTTAAAGACGGGTCCTTAAGACATCCTGCCGATGGTGAATCTTGGAAAGCATTTGACAATCGACATGAAGATTTTGCAAAGGAGCCTCGTAATGTGAGACTTGGGTTAGCAAGCGACGGATTCAATCCATTCCGAACTTTGAGCAGTACACACAGTACATGGCCTGTTGTTCTGATGGTGTATAATCTACCCCCTTGGATGAGCATGAAGCCCGATTATTTTATGCTATCTTTACTTATTCCTGGACCACAATCACCGGGAAATGACATTGATGTCTATCTTCAACCGTTGattgaagaattaaaagaattatGGGAGTCAGGTGTCGAAACATATGATTCGAAAGAAAACAAAACATTCAACATGAGAGCGTGCCTTTTGTGGACAATTAATGACTTCCCTGCATATGCTATGTTATCTGGGTGGAGTACAAAGGGAAAATTGGCTTGTCCATGCTGTAATGATGAGACTTCTTCTATCTATCTGAAACATAGTCACAAGACTGTTTATATGGATCACAGAAGGTTTTTACCCATGAATCATCCATGGAGGCATAACAAAAGATCTTTCAATGGAAAAACTGAACTCAGGTCTCCACCACAGTTGTTAGAAGGTTCAGCTGTATTTGATATATTGCGAGAGGTGGATAATTCTTTTGGGAAGAAGCAAAAGAGATCAAAGAATGGCATATCAAATTGGAAAAAACGGTCAATCTTTTTTGAGTTACCATATTGGAAGTCCAACATGTTTAGACACAACCTTGAtgtcatgcacatagagaagaatatAGTTGATAGCATAATTGGAACGCTTTTAGATATTCCCAGAAAGACGAAAGATCATGCAGCTGCTCGTTATGACCTTAAAGATATGGGTATCAAGAAGAACCTTCAACCAAGAGATATGAAGGATGGAAAAAAAACTAAGTTAGCAAAGGCATGCTTTTCAATGACTCCAGCAGAGAAAACAATCTTTTGTAGTGTGTTGAAAGCGGCAAAATTACCAGACGGTAGCGCTTCCAATATTGCTCGATGTGTGCatgaaacagaaaagaagatttcTGGTTACAAGACCCATGATGCTCATTTCATGTTGCATTACTTGTTGCAAGTACCAATCAAGAGCATACTTCCTGACCATGTTGCTATCGCTCTAGTTCGATTATGTTCATTTTTTCGCCGAATATGTCAGAAAGTAATTAGCTTGGATGAAGTAGTTAACTTAGAAGCAGAGATTGCTGAGACATTGTGCCAATTGGAGAGGATTTTCCCTCCTAGCTTTTTTGACATAATGGTGCACTTGCCTATTCAtttggcaaatgaggtgaggttAGGTGGTCCAGTTCAATATCGTTGGATGTACCCTGTTGAACGGTATATGTGCACACTAAAATCGTATGTTCGTAATAGAAGTCGTCCAGAAGGATCTATTGCCGAAGGATATTTGGCGAATGAGTGTATCAATTTTTGCTCAAGATATTTGCATGAAGATGTTcatacaagatttaatagaatccCTCGGAACAACGATGAGTGTGTTTCAGATGAGGTGCGAACTCCTAGTTTGTTTCCAAGCAAAGGATGTCCTCTTGGTGGAAGAATGGGAGATTTGTTTATTTTAGATGAAAAATCAGAAATACAAGGTCATGCATACATTCTAAACAATTGTGATAAGATCGAAGTCTACATGAG AGAGCATGAGGAGGCAGTTAATGATAACAATCCACGaagaacaaagtgggagaaagccAAGGACCGCAGTCAACAATTTTCAGAATGGTTTAAAATTCGTGCCATGAAAAAGGATGTGCCTGATTGGGCAAAAGGGTTGGCTAGAGGTCCAAATCAAGTTGCAAAAAGATTTTCAGGTTATATTATCAATGGGTATAGGTTCCATACAAGGCACCGTGATGTGAGACGTAAAACTCAAAATAGTGGTGTCACATTAGAGGCATTGACTCCTAGTTTTGCTAGTGTGAAAGATAAGAACCCAATTGAAGCAAAAGTAGCCTACTATGGTAGAATAGTTGATATGTTTGAGTTAGATTATTATGGCCAATTTAAGGTAGTCTTGTTTAAGTGTGAGTGGTATACAGTTGCAAAAGACAACTTTGGTCTTTCATATGTGTATTTCAATAGGAAatgctaccaagaagaaccatttGTGATGGCATCTCAAGTAAACCAATGCTTTTATGTGCAAGACCCATATGTTAGGGACAAGCACTATGTTATGAAAACAATTCCAAGAGATTTATTTAGGGTAAGTGATGACCTTGAGTCTGATTCTCCCATAATATATGCAAGGGAGCCATGCGAACCTGAAGTGATTCCAAGTCTTCCAAATGATAATGGCGAAATTGATCTAGTGAGGAATGATCTACGAGCAACTATTATAGATATGGATCAAAACATGCTTGCCAAACAATATTGTGAGGAAGACGAGGAAAGCGAATATGAGTACATGGATGACTTTGACTCTGAAACATCTTGA